The sequence CGCCGGTGGGTGAGCCCGTGGCCATATGGTCGCTCGCTCGTCTCGCTCTCCCGCGTGGTGCAGAAGGGCGCCATCCGCGTGTGCCACCTCTACGAGCCCGGTCTCAGCCCCGAGCACCTGCCGGCTCACTGTCCGGCAGGCCTGGTGGGCTTCTTCGTTGTGCATCCCCGCCATCGGCCCATCAGCCGGTCGGAGAGGGAGTTTGGCTGGAAGGGGTCGGGCTGGGTGTTGTTGTCCAGGTTGCGCAGCAGGGTGAATTGGCTGGGTGCGCGCTGGCCGTCGCGGATGGGTGCCCACTCTTCGGCGACGGGCCATTGCTTGAGCTGGGCTTGGATACCGAGGCTCCATTCCTCCCAGGTTTTGCCGCCGACCCAGCCCAGCTTGCGCAGTTCCAGTTCGTCTTCGCACAGCCGCAGGTACAGGAGCACGGACTTGCGGAGTTTCTCGCATTCGGCGCGTTCGGCCGGTGCTTCCTCCGCGTCGCCCTGTGGATCGCCGATGAGGGCGTCGGCGGGGAAGCGGTCGAGGATCTGCCAGTAGCGTGCGATGTAGGCGTCTTCGATGGTCTTGACGCGAGCCCTGGCAGCGCTGACTGAGCTCACGATCAATGTGACGAGCGCGAGGACGATGGCACCGAGGGCGATCCAGTGTTCTGTGTTCACGGTGTGGTGTCCTCGGGGCGGAAAGACAGCACCGGCCAGATAGCAGCGCCGTGGACGACTCGGTGTCGGGCTTTCATGCGGTGCCGGCGTAGGCGACGGTGAGGATGGTCATTGTCGATGTGTCGTGGCCGAGGAGGATCACCGCGGTGACGTGGCCCTGGGCGACAGTGCGGATGATGCCGTCGTCCTGCCCGTACGGCTCGGAGTATGCAAGGGGGTCCTGCTGGGCGTCGACCAGGGCGAGCGCGAGGTCCCGCCGGGCGACCTCAGGGAGCTGCTTGTACGTGTCGAAGACGTCGGTGGGGAAGTTGAGCCGGTAGGTCACGCCGCTCCCCGGCCGCGGTCGTCCCGGCTTCCCTGGCGCGGCTCGGCGTCCCTGAGAATGTCGGCGGTGACGTCCCTGGTCTCCAGGTCGTCAGGGAGGACCCCGTGCGTCTTCATGTGGGCGCGGGCGGCCTCGATGCGGGGCCGGGCTGCTTCGAGGTGCTCGGCGGCCGTGGCCCATCCGCCGAGGACAGGGGGCAGGTCCTCGATCGGGGTGAGGTTGACGTCCTGGAGCAGTTGCTGGCGGGACGCGGAGTGGGGCAGCGCTACGTGCAGCCGGTCCACGGTCCAGTCTTCGTGCGCCATATGCCCCTCCTGCAGACATGCCCGGATAGCCAGAGTAGCGCCAAGGGCAGTGGCGCCGGCCGCAGTCGTACGGTCCGCATGGCGCCTGTGTGATGCTCCGCTGCTCCCGGGGGCAGGGAGAGCGCAACTGCACAAGCGGTGACACAGGGCACGACACAGCGGGAGACACGAGGGGACAGTCCTGCCGGGCGTGGAGCCGGTCAGTCCTCGCCCTGAGCCCTGCCCGCGAGCGACTGGCCCGCTCTCGCGCCCGCCGGGAGCCGCGGCCTGATCGGGCAAGCCGCCGTGGCCCGTGCGCTTCGGAAGCTGAGCGCGGGCCTGCCTCCGGGCGTTCGACTCGTCCGTGCCGGGCGGTGAGGTCGCCTACCTCTCACTCACTCCCTGTATACTTCAACTAGCAACGCACAGCGCAGACTTCAGGTGTCGTGCCCGAACACCTGGTGCTGTCCGAGAGTCAACAGTCTCTGAAGCCAGACCACATCCCAGCACTACGAAGTCGACTCGGCAGACGAGACGTAGGCGGCGGGAATCCCACCAAACTCATGGGGTTTTCCGTGTCCTGGTTCGATCTGACCTGTGTCGTTGTCGTCGTGCTGCTGGCGCTTATCGTGTTCTGTGCTGTCGCGGGGGTCCTGCACCCTGACCCGAAGGCCGCTCGCCGGGCCATCACAGTCCTGGACAAGCTGCTGCGCTTCCTGTCTTCCTTCGTCCGCCAGTAACGATCCGGGCGCGGCACCTCTCGGTGCCGCGCCCGATGGTGCGGCGCCGGTAGCCGGCGGCACCGGTGGTCAGGATGCCGGGGTGAACTCGACCGTGGTGTCCGGGCATCCGTCCGCGAGACGGAGCAGGGTGTCAACTTCGGCCTGGTCCGGGGTGAGGTTCCATCGGAGCTTGGTGCCGGTCCAGTCGGACGCGTAGGTGCAGTGCGCGGACTCGGCCGGGGGCAGCCACTCAGCCGGGTCCTTGCGGCCCTTCCCCCGGTTGGTCTTGAACGACACGGCGACCAGCGACCTTTCCGCCTGCACGTCGTTGGCGTAGGCCTCGCGGCGGTCCGCGTCCCAGTCCTGCGCCCCGGAGGACCAGGCCTCTTCGAGTGGCACCATGTGGTCGATATCCAGCTTGCCCGGGTCCGTGATGGTGAGCTCGTCGTAGTAGGACAGCCATTCGCCGCCGGACAGCTTGCACCCGCTGCCCTTCGTCGGGGGCTTCACGGCCTCGGCGAGGAGCACCTCCTCCCTCGTGTCGCACCCGTCGTCAGCGTCAAGGCCGGTGTTCCAGTGCTTGAAGGCCTTGCGGTCGTACCCGCCCGCGACCTCGGCGGCAATCTTCAGCTGCCCGATCGCTTCGGCGAGAGCGGTGCCGCCAGCTGGGCCGCCGGGGGCTCCGGAAGCCTCGGGGCTCGCGGTGCGCGACGCCGCCGGTACGGCCGGCTTGTCGTCCTGGGTGGCGGTCGGCTCGGTGGTGCAGGCGGCGAGCGACACGGCCAGCAGGGCGGTGAGCACGGATGTCAGGGTGGCACGGCGGTTCACGGTCGAGGCCTCCAAGGTGCGCGATGGTCCGCGACCATGATGATGGGTCAGCCTGATGGCAGTGACGGAACATCGAGACACCCGCGCGCGCTTGCCGCGTCCTCAGGCGGCTCTGGCGCCGACGGACGCGGCCAGTTCCCGAACCCCGGCTGTCTGGGCGTGCCGTGTGCGCAGGTCGGTGACGATGGTGCGGATGGCGGGGCGGTCGCGGACTTCACCCGGTGATGCCCGCAGGGCGCTGAGCAGTTCGGCGGCTGTCTGCTCGGGTTTGCCCCACTGCCACCAGGCCCGGGCGAGATCGGTGTGCATGCGCGCCTTGCGCTCCGGGGTTGTGAACTGGCTCTCGTGCAGGCTGCGTCCGGCTTCGAGAGCGGCGCCGGCGTCGCCGAGGGCCCAGTGCACGCCGACGGCGTACAGGTCGACGGCGGCCGGGGTGAGGGGGAAGAGCCTGCCCTGGGGCGGGTCGTGCGGGAGGTCGCGGGCGGCGCGGGTGGCGTCGCGGATCATGGTGAGTGCTTGGTCCCGGTCGCCGGCGCGGGCGGCGGTGTAGGAGGTGGTGCACAGCATCTGGGCGTAGGCCGAGGCCTGGGCCGGGGTTCGAAGTCCGGTCTTCTCCACGCGGGTGACGGCGTCGAGGATGTGGCGTTGGGCGGCGGCAGGCTGGTTCTGGTGACGGAGGACGATGCTCAGGTCCCTGGCCGCTGCGGCGGCGGCGAGGGGTGAGCCGGAGAGTTCGGCGTAGATGGTGGCGCGGTCGGCGCTGAGCCTTGACTGGTCGTACCTGCCGATTTTCGTCAGGACTTGGGCGGTGAGGCTGTAGCACGCGGAGAGGCGGGCGAAGTCTAGGTCCTGGCGGCTCCGGGCGGCTTCGCGGGTGTCGGCCAGGAGGCCGGGCAGGGCCTTGAGGAGGTGGCTGTGCTGGCCGGCGTCGAAGTAGCCGCGTGCGGCGGTGATGCGTCTGTCCAGCGGGATGGTCGAGCCGGTGGGGGCCGGGGTGCTGGCGAGTGCGTCCTGGACGCCGGTCAGCAGGGCAGCGGGGGCCGTGAGGCCGGCGGCAGCGAGCAGGGTACGGCGACGCATGGGGTCCTCCTCGTCACGGCGTGGCCCGTCCGCGACGACTGTAGCGGCTGGTGGCCCGGCTAACCCGAGTGACGCCGCGAGGACACCCGTCGGGACGCCCGCCTCGCGGGCGGCGCGCCGAAGGAGCGTCAGGTCGGCGTAGCCGTGGTGTGTTTCCAGGCGGGAGACGGTGGAGGTGGAGCAGCCGATGCGTGTGGCGAGGTCGGTCTGCCGCCAGCCCCGGTGCTGGCGTGCGATCCGGATGAGGGCGCCGGGGTCCTGGCGGGCGACGGCGGTGGTGACCCTGCTGGAGGTCCAGAGGGAATCGGTGCGCACAGGGGCCTCCCACTCGCCAGGAGCCGACAGGTCTGCCTGTCCACGGTAGAGGCCGTAGGGGCGGGGTGCCTATGGCGTGTGCAAGGTCTGCAAACGGTGTGCACCGGACGCATGTTGACCACCGCGTAGGGTGGGTGGTCGCTTTGCTGGGGGTGTGGCCCCGTGTGTGAGGCGGGGCCTCTCACACACGGGAGGACAGTATGGCGACAGCCGCCAAACCCAGGGTCCGTGACCCTCGGGACTACGTGGACCCCGAGGTCTGGGCCCGGGAGGTCCAGCTCCTCATGCGCGACTACCCCTTCGACGAGGTGATGGCGACGCATCTCTTCCACGCCGCCGTCTC is a genomic window of Streptomyces sp. YPW6 containing:
- a CDS encoding HNH endonuclease family protein; this encodes MNRRATLTSVLTALLAVSLAACTTEPTATQDDKPAVPAASRTASPEASGAPGGPAGGTALAEAIGQLKIAAEVAGGYDRKAFKHWNTGLDADDGCDTREEVLLAEAVKPPTKGSGCKLSGGEWLSYYDELTITDPGKLDIDHMVPLEEAWSSGAQDWDADRREAYANDVQAERSLVAVSFKTNRGKGRKDPAEWLPPAESAHCTYASDWTGTKLRWNLTPDQAEVDTLLRLADGCPDTTVEFTPAS
- a CDS encoding helix-turn-helix domain-containing protein, producing the protein MRTDSLWTSSRVTTAVARQDPGALIRIARQHRGWRQTDLATRIGCSTSTVSRLETHHGYADLTLLRRAAREAGVPTGVLAASLGLAGPPAATVVADGPRRDEEDPMRRRTLLAAAGLTAPAALLTGVQDALASTPAPTGSTIPLDRRITAARGYFDAGQHSHLLKALPGLLADTREAARSRQDLDFARLSACYSLTAQVLTKIGRYDQSRLSADRATIYAELSGSPLAAAAAARDLSIVLRHQNQPAAAQRHILDAVTRVEKTGLRTPAQASAYAQMLCTTSYTAARAGDRDQALTMIRDATRAARDLPHDPPQGRLFPLTPAAVDLYAVGVHWALGDAGAALEAGRSLHESQFTTPERKARMHTDLARAWWQWGKPEQTAAELLSALRASPGEVRDRPAIRTIVTDLRTRHAQTAGVRELAASVGARAA